Part of the Candidatus Methylomirabilota bacterium genome is shown below.
GAAGTGGTCTCCCGCCTGTCCAAGGACTACGAGCAGCTCTTCCACTACGAGGGGGCGCGCACCGACAAGCACGTGCGCGAGCACGAGGTCTACGCGATCGCCGCGGCCATCAGCCCCCCGCCGCGGCCGTTCCCGCCTGCCGGCCGGCACGCGTCGGAGTCCCGCGCGGAGCAGGGCGGGCTCGTTCCGCTTTCGCCGGGGGCGCGCCTGATCATGAAGGCGCTGCGACACAAGGCGTGGCTCGGCGGGGCGGTCGTCGCGGTCGCCATCGTCGTCAGCGCCGTCGGCCTGCGCGTGGGCCGCGAATCCGCCGAAGCGCCCCACGTGGAGTCGAAGCCTGCGCCGGCGCGGCCGAAGCCCCTGACGCAGCCTCAGGCGCCGGGACCGGCGGTCAGTCCAGGGAAGGAAGCGCGCGCCACCACCGCCGTCGGTCAGCCGGCGGGCCCGGCGGTGGTCACGTTCGCGATCACCCCGTGGGGCGAGATCTACATCGACGGCCAGCGGCGCGGCGTAGCCCCGCCGTTGCGCGACGTCGAGCTCAAACCGGGGAAGCACAAGATCGAGGTCCGCAACGGCGCCTTCCCGCCCTACGTGGAGTCGGTGGACGTGGCGCCGAGTGGCCGGGCGCGCATCAAGCACACGTTCCGATGACGATGGACACCGGGAAGGCGGCGGTCGCGTGGACGCTGGTGGCGCTCGCCGTGGTCCTCGGCGGATGCGGGTCCGGCTCCGGCCAGGGGATCATGAGCGTGTTCCAGAGCAAGGCCCAGCAGGATCTCTCCGCCGGCATCAAAGAGTACGAGGGCGGCAATTACGCCCACGCGGCGAAGCTCCTGCAGGCGAGCCTCGACGCGGGCCTGTCCCCCGCCGATCAGGTCAAGGCCCACAAGTACCTCGCCTTCGTTCATTGCGTCTCGGGCCGCCAGCGGCAGTGCCGGGACGAGTTCGGCGCGGCGCTGAA
Proteins encoded:
- a CDS encoding adenylate/guanylate cyclase domain-containing protein — translated: MVFLDIVAYSEKPVSEQSQLKERLNEFLAEALSDVAPNDRVILDTGDGAALSFLGDPEDALFASLSLRDAIGLPQMEEPELQVRIGINLGPVRLVKDLNGQLNIIGDGINVAQRVMSFAAPGQILVSRSYYEVVSRLSKDYEQLFHYEGARTDKHVREHEVYAIAAAISPPPRPFPPAGRHASESRAEQGGLVPLSPGARLIMKALRHKAWLGGAVVAVAIVVSAVGLRVGRESAEAPHVESKPAPARPKPLTQPQAPGPAVSPGKEARATTAVGQPAGPAVVTFAITPWGEIYIDGQRRGVAPPLRDVELKPGKHKIEVRNGAFPPYVESVDVAPSGRARIKHTFR
- a CDS encoding DUF4398 domain-containing protein → MDTGKAAVAWTLVALAVVLGGCGSGSGQGIMSVFQSKAQQDLSAGIKEYEGGNYAHAAKLLQASLDAGLSPADQVKAHKYLAFVHCVSGRQRQCRDEFGAAL